In Paenibacillus stellifer, the DNA window CGCTTGAAGCCAGTCTTAAGGAGGCGGGAATCCAGGCGGTTGTTGAGATCAATCAGGGTGAAGTATCTCTTGCCAATATTAATCGGTATGCTGAAAAAGTTGCCGAGGCCGCGCCGGATTTCCTCATCGGCGCTGGAGGCGGGCTCGTGCTTGATCTCGTGAAGGCGGTGGGCGACCGAACGGGCTTGCCGGTGGTGGCCATCCCGACCGTACCCGCGACCTGCGCGGCATGGTCTGCGCTGAGCATTTTGCATGACGATGAAGGGAACTCAGCCGGTCCGCTATTTCTGAAAGTATCGCCCCGGCTTGTCGTCGCCGACAGTGATGTTCTGGCCGAAGCGCCGAGACGTTACTTCGCTTCCGGCGTCGGCGATACGCTCGCGAAATGGTATGAGGTGGCCCTCAATTTGCAGGATGGACAGGGCAGCGCGGATATTCTGCTGAGTCTGCATCCGGCCAAGCTGGCGCTTGAGGCGATCGAACGTTCGGGAATCGAAGCTTATTCGGACGCCGGAAGCGGCAGAGCCAGTGAGGCGTTCAAGGAGGTGACGGACGCCATTATCGTCCTGACGGGCCTGGCGGGCACCGTGAGCGGAACAGGACGACGGGCGCTCGTGGCCCATGCGATTCATGACAGTCTGACCAATCTTCCCGATGCGCACGGCGCGCTGCATGGAGAGAAGGTGGGCTTCTGCCTGATTGTTCAGTCCATCCTCGAAGGCCGGGATGATGTCGGCAGTATCATCACCGTGCTCCGTAAGTATGAACTTCCTGTAACGCTGGCCGAACTCGGCCTAACCGGACAGACGGATGACAAAATCCGCCGGATAGCGGAAGGCACTCTTATTATTCAGCCTGAGGGAGGCTTTGCGTTCCCGGCCGACAGCGCAAGTCTGGCCGAGGCCATCCGCGCGCCGACAGGGCGGGACGCGAAGCGTTGAGCCTGCCGGCACCTGCTGAACGGCTGCCATTCCCTTTTTATTACCCGTATTAAGTCCATATCCATATATTTAGAAAAGGTGGTTGTCTTGTTCATGAGAAAAATAAGGTACACGCATTCTTTCTTGCTGTTGTTGATATTGTCCGCAGTGCTGGCGGTTTCCGGCTGCTCATCGAATTCATCCGGTTCCTCGGCCTCGTCGGAAGCACCCGCATCAACGGATTCTGCCGAACCCGCTGCGGCTCAAGCGTCTGCTCAGGCCTCTACCGAGCCATCCGTTGATCTCAGCGGCGTAACGCTGCGGGTAGGACAGGTCGGCTGGTCCGAATGGGAAGAGGGCTTCAAGGCAGCGGGCTTGCTTGATACGCCTTACAAACTGGAGTTCAGCTTCTTCCAGGGCGGCAACCTTGAACTGGAGGCGATCGCCGCCAACCAGCTGGACTTCGCTATTACGAGCGAAATTCCGCCCATTTTCGCCTCCCAGGCCGCGAACCAGGGGAATTTCAAGATTGTCGGCGTACAGCGCTGGAATACGCTTTTGCAGGAGCTGGTCATCCCGAAGGATTCGCCGATCAAATCCGTAGCGGAGCTTAAGGGCAAGAAGGTGGCTTACGTTCAGAACACGACTTCCCAGTACTTTCTTGTCAAAATGCTGGAGGCTGCCGGTCTGACCTGGAAAGACATCGAGCCGGTCAAGCTGACGACGGCCGAAGGGCTGACAGCATTGGTCGGCGGCAAGGTTGACGCTCTCGCCAGCTACAGCAATTCGATCACCGCCGCACATCAGAACGGAGCAACCACGCTGGCAAGCGCCAAAGATATTTTATCCGGCAACTTTCCGGTGGCCGTCAACAATAACGCGATCGATGATCCGGCCAAGCATGCGGCTGTGACTGATTTTCTGGAGCGGCTGACCAAGTATTATGAGTGGACCCGCGCCAACCGGGAGCAGTGGGCCGAAATTACGGCGGAGAAGACCAATCAGAAGAAGGAAGATGTTCTGGATACCTTGACCAAAGGGGATGAACAGCGTCCGCTTGCCCTGCAGGCGATCTCGGACGAGGCCATCGCATCGCAGCAGGATATCGCCGATACCTTCACGTCGCTTGGACAATTGCCCGGCAAGATCGATGTTTCGGCTGCCTGGAGCCATGCGTTTGACAAAGACATCGCCGGCATCCTGGAGAAGAAGTAACCGGGTTGAAGGAGAAGGAGGGGATCATGAGCGACAGACAGAGAAAATCAGCCCTTCGATCGGTGGTGCCGTGGCTGCTGCCGGCGTTGATAATAGTGTTCTGGCACATTACCACAACGACGGGAATCATGGCAGGCAACATTTTGCCTCAGCCGCTTCAGGTGGCCCGCACCTTTGTTGATTTGCTGAAGGACGGCGAGCTGGCGCGAAACGTTGGCATCAGTGCTCAAAGAGCGGTAACCGGCTTTCTGATTGGCGGGTTCATCGATTTCGCGCTCGGGCTGTTTAACGGCGGCTCGATATGCAGAAGCTGATCGAACGATTATGGGAGGAGCAGCGGTTCACCGTGCTGCTGGTCACGCATGATGTCAGTGAAGCCGTCGCTTTGGCCAACCGCGTGCTGCTGATTGAAGACGGCCGGATTACGCTGGACGAACGGATTCAGCTTGCCCGTCCGCGCATTAGGGATGCCGGATTCGCCCATTACGAGAATCTGATCCTCAAACGTGTGATGGGCACCCTGGATGATGAGCATACGAGCGTCAAACCTGTTCAATATTCCATTTAAAGGAGAAGGATTGTGACCATAACGAAGCAGGAATACGATTTTAACCGGAACGTTATCGTGCAGCCCGTTGGGCGGGGCGCAGCAGGCAGACAAGACAGTGTCAATCTGTCATACGGCTTCCCGGCGACGGAGCTTCTGCCTGTTGAAGCACTGAACCAGGCAGCGCTCGAATCGCTGGTACGCGACCGGGCGCAAGCGCTGCACTATACCGGAGGACAAGGGCTGGACATCATCAGGAATTGGCAGCTCAGACGTCTGCGGAAATTCGGTATTCAAGCGAATGATGAGCACTATTTGGCCGTATATGGGGCGAATCAGGGCATCGAACTGACGGCCCGCGTATTGATCAATCCCGGCGATACGGTGTGGACTGAGGCGGCGACCTATTTTAACGCGATTAACATGTTCTGTTACGCGGGTGCCGAGATCGTCGGCCTGCCGATGGATGTGAACGGAGTTGACGTGGATAAGGTGGAGGATGAGCTAAAGAGGGCCGCCGCCGGCGAGGGCGCGCTGCCCAAATTCATCTATGTCATGCCGAATTTCCAGAATCCGACCGGAACGACGCTGCCGCGCGCGCGCCGCGAACGGCTCGCCAAGCTGGCCCGGATTTACAATTTCTACATCCTGGAGGACGATGCTTACGGCGAGCTTCGCTTTGAGGGTGAGGATTTGCCTGCTATTGCCTCATACGCGCCTGACCGGACGATATATCTCGGCACCTTCTCCAAGACATTGGGTCCGGGTTTGCGCTTCGGCTGCGTCATTGCTCCCCGGGAGGTTGCTGACCGCATGCGCTGCCTGACGCTGAACAGCGCTACAAGTCCGTTCACTCAGGAAATTCTGGGCCATCTGCTGCAGAACTATGATTATGACGCCCAGATCACCCGGCTTACAGCTTGTTACGAAGCTCGTCGCGATGCGCTGGCGGAGGCGCTTGGCTCAACCTTCGGAGACGAAGTGCGTTTTCAGCTGCCGGAAGGCGGCTTCTTCCTCTGGCTGGCGTTTCAAGAAGAGACGGATACTCTCCGGCTTGCCGAACTTGCCGCGGAGAGAGGGGTTCAGACCGTCCCGGGCCGCGGCTTCTTTGCGGCGGATGGCAGCTATCCTTTTATCCGGCTGTGCTTCAGTTATTGCGGGGAGCGAGAGATCGAGGAAGGCGTGAGGAGGCTGGCGGCGGCTTATTTCGATAGCCGGAGATAACTTTTCTTCCGAAGAGATTCCTTGATGTTGTGGAGCGGCGCAAGTATAATTTAGACGTTGCCGCTCCCTTTTGGCTGCTGCCGCAACATTTTTAAGGTATCCGGAAGTAAAAGAGGTGTGCAAGTGGGCAGCATAAGTGTGGCTAAAGTGCTCAACAACAATGTCATAATCGCCGATCATCCTCAGTACGACGAAGTTGTCGTTATCGGCAA includes these proteins:
- a CDS encoding ABC transporter permease; amino-acid sequence: MSDRQRKSALRSVVPWLLPALIIVFWHITTTTGIMAGNILPQPLQVARTFVDLLKDGELARNVGISAQRAVTGFLIGGFIDFALGLFNGGSICRS
- a CDS encoding iron-containing alcohol dehydrogenase family protein — encoded protein: MLTFKSPAVYVNEPGAITKAGTLAAELGRKAYIIGGKAALKRIGAPLEASLKEAGIQAVVEINQGEVSLANINRYAEKVAEAAPDFLIGAGGGLVLDLVKAVGDRTGLPVVAIPTVPATCAAWSALSILHDDEGNSAGPLFLKVSPRLVVADSDVLAEAPRRYFASGVGDTLAKWYEVALNLQDGQGSADILLSLHPAKLALEAIERSGIEAYSDAGSGRASEAFKEVTDAIIVLTGLAGTVSGTGRRALVAHAIHDSLTNLPDAHGALHGEKVGFCLIVQSILEGRDDVGSIITVLRKYELPVTLAELGLTGQTDDKIRRIAEGTLIIQPEGGFAFPADSASLAEAIRAPTGRDAKR
- a CDS encoding ABC transporter substrate-binding protein — its product is MRKIRYTHSFLLLLILSAVLAVSGCSSNSSGSSASSEAPASTDSAEPAAAQASAQASTEPSVDLSGVTLRVGQVGWSEWEEGFKAAGLLDTPYKLEFSFFQGGNLELEAIAANQLDFAITSEIPPIFASQAANQGNFKIVGVQRWNTLLQELVIPKDSPIKSVAELKGKKVAYVQNTTSQYFLVKMLEAAGLTWKDIEPVKLTTAEGLTALVGGKVDALASYSNSITAAHQNGATTLASAKDILSGNFPVAVNNNAIDDPAKHAAVTDFLERLTKYYEWTRANREQWAEITAEKTNQKKEDVLDTLTKGDEQRPLALQAISDEAIASQQDIADTFTSLGQLPGKIDVSAAWSHAFDKDIAGILEKK
- a CDS encoding PLP-dependent aminotransferase family protein; this encodes MTITKQEYDFNRNVIVQPVGRGAAGRQDSVNLSYGFPATELLPVEALNQAALESLVRDRAQALHYTGGQGLDIIRNWQLRRLRKFGIQANDEHYLAVYGANQGIELTARVLINPGDTVWTEAATYFNAINMFCYAGAEIVGLPMDVNGVDVDKVEDELKRAAAGEGALPKFIYVMPNFQNPTGTTLPRARRERLAKLARIYNFYILEDDAYGELRFEGEDLPAIASYAPDRTIYLGTFSKTLGPGLRFGCVIAPREVADRMRCLTLNSATSPFTQEILGHLLQNYDYDAQITRLTACYEARRDALAEALGSTFGDEVRFQLPEGGFFLWLAFQEETDTLRLAELAAERGVQTVPGRGFFAADGSYPFIRLCFSYCGEREIEEGVRRLAAAYFDSRR